A stretch of DNA from Sphingomonas ginkgonis:
GGCCGGCTCGGCGAGCGGGTCGCCGCGCCCGGCGTGACGGTGATCGACGAAGGCGCGATCCACGACCGCCGCGGCTCGCTGACCATCGACGACGAGGGCACGCCGACCGGGCGCACCGTGCTGATCGAGGACGGGATCCTCAAGGGCTATCTGCAGGACCGGCTGAATGCCCGGCTGATGGGCATGGCACCGACCGGGAACGGCCGCCGCGAGAGCTTCGCGCATGCGCCGATGCCGCGGATGACCAACACCTTCATGCTCGGCGGGAGCGACGATCCCGAGGAACTGGTCGCGCGCGTGCCGAACGGCATCTACGCCAAGAGCTTCGGCGGCGGCCAGGTCGACATCACCAGCGGCAAGTTCGTCTTCTCCTGCACCGAGGCCTACCGGATCCGCGGCGGCAAGCTCGCCGAGCCGGTCAAGGGCGCGACCCTGATCGGCGACGGACCGAGCGTGCTGACCCGGGTCAAGGGCATCGGCAACGACCTCGCGCTCGACGAGGGGGTCGGCATCTGCGGCAAGGGCGGCCAGTCGGTTCCCGCCGGGGTCGGCCAGCCGACCCTGCTGGTCGAGGGGCTGACGGTCGGCGGGACCGCCGCTTGATCCTTCCCGAGGGCGTTCCGCCGGACTGGGCGGAGCAGCTCCTGACCTTCTGGTTCGGCCTCTCGGACGAGCAGCACTGGAGCGGCGATCCCGAGCTCGACGCCGAGATCAGGGCGCGGTTCGAGGGTTGGTGGACGGCGCTTCGCCAGCAGCCGGCGGAGGAGTTCCTGGCCACGCCCGACCAGGCACTCGCCGGCGCGATCCTGTTCGACCAGCTGCCGCGCAACATGTTCCGCGGCCACGCCGAGCAGTTCTCGACCGACCTGCTGGCGCGGGCGATCGCCGCCGGCGCGGTCGACCACGGGCTGGACGAGCGGCTCGCGCCCGAGCGGCGGACCTTCCTCTACATGCCGTTCGAGCATAGCGAGAAGCGCGACGACCAGCGCCGTTCGCTGCTGCTGTTCGCCCGGCTCGGCGAACCGCGGCAGCTCGACTATGCCCGGCGCCACCGCGACATTGTCGAGCGGTTCGGCCGCTTCCCCCATCGCAATGTGATGCTTGGCCGCGTGCCGACCGAGGAGGAGCGGGCGGCGGGCAGCCCTGAGCCATTCTGATGGCACTGGTCGAGCTCGCCCGCTTTCCCTCGCAGATCGAGGCGGACCTCGCCCGGCTCGCGCTCGAGTCGGCGATGATCGACGTGGTGCTGTTCGACGAGGGAATGGCGGGGTTCTACGGGCCGGCGGGGCTGATCCCGGTGCGGCTGATGGTGCTGGACGAGGATCTCGACCTCGCCCGCTCCGTGCTCAGAGAAGGTGGCTTACCGGGGCCAGGCTGAAGCCGGCGCCCTCGGCGCAGCGCTCCAGCTCGTCGCGCGCCACCCCGTCTTCCGAGCGGGCGACCGCCCAGGCGAGGGTCGAGCGGTTGCCCGAGCGGCAGAAGGCGAGCAGCTTGCCCTCGCCCGCCGAATGGATCGCCTCGCGCATCTGCTCGACATCGGTCGGGCCCATGCCGCGGGCGATCGGAACGTGGCGATATTCCAGGCCCGCCGCCCGCGCCGCCTCCTCGAGGTCGGCGCTGAGCGGCTGGCCCGGGTCTTCGTTGTCCGGCCGGTTGTTGACGATCAGGGTCACTCCGAGTCGCTG
This window harbors:
- a CDS encoding DUF924 family protein, producing MILPEGVPPDWAEQLLTFWFGLSDEQHWSGDPELDAEIRARFEGWWTALRQQPAEEFLATPDQALAGAILFDQLPRNMFRGHAEQFSTDLLARAIAAGAVDHGLDERLAPERRTFLYMPFEHSEKRDDQRRSLLLFARLGEPRQLDYARRHRDIVERFGRFPHRNVMLGRVPTEEERAAGSPEPF
- a CDS encoding DUF2007 domain-containing protein, with the translated sequence MALVELARFPSQIEADLARLALESAMIDVVLFDEGMAGFYGPAGLIPVRLMVLDEDLDLARSVLREGGLPGPG
- a CDS encoding TIGR01244 family sulfur transferase, whose translation is MFRQLDEKTMVSGQIAPADMAEAQRLGVTLIVNNRPDNEDPGQPLSADLEEAARAAGLEYRHVPIARGMGPTDVEQMREAIHSAGEGKLLAFCRSGNRSTLAWAVARSEDGVARDELERCAEGAGFSLAPVSHLL